Within Citrus sinensis cultivar Valencia sweet orange chromosome 1, DVS_A1.0, whole genome shotgun sequence, the genomic segment GCTCATGTCAAAAGACACCCAACAGATCCTCAAAACAATCAATATTGAACTCTTCACTCCAATAATCACACGATCCATTGTCTTCTTTCACTCGAAGGcgtcatcatcttcatctggGAGAGGTTGactagcagcagcagcaagtTCAGCTTCATGTCTGAAAAACATAAGCAATGAACAtgagaaaaaacaaaactagCAATGTAgcaaaagggggaaaaaaaaacattgtgCATACAaatgtgtgtgcgcgcgcgcgcgAGCGTGTGATAGATATAGATGTCATGCAGACATGATAAGAAACTTACTGTTGCTGAGCAGCCAAATCGATTTGCACCTCTGGGGGAGCAAGGGCAGGAGACTCGACAAAATGCAAGTTAGGATCCCTGCAACCCGTAGAAAGATATTAATAATCTGTTAATCGCATCAAAACCATAAAGGAACCAAAAGTTATAATTGCACTTGGAAAGTATCAGAGTACATACCCAGCAAGTTTTCTGGCAAGGTAAAGAAAAGGCTTCTCAAAGTTGTAATTGCTCTTGGCTGAGATCTCATAGTACTGCAAATTCTTCTTCCTGTGGAAAGTAACCTGCTTTGCTTTCACCTGCCTGTTCTTCACATCGACCTTGTTCCCGCAAAGAACAATTGGGATGTTTTCACACACCCTGAAGAAGGCATCAAAAAGATGCAAAAACATTATGTACAACATTCAAAAGCTCTAACTTGaaatcagaaaagaaaaacaagcaGGTTCAATACAAACCTGCAGAGATCACGGTGCCACGTCGGAACATTCTTATACGTCAAGCGGGCAGTAACATCAAACATGATGATAGCACATTGCCCATGGATGCTGCACAATCAACAAATACTTAGTAATGTAGCCAAACAAATCAATGCTAAAATCTACTTATCAGAATTCAAGTACTTAAAACTAGAAAAAATGCTGAAGCAAGACATCTAggatttgataaaaatgaccAATAAATCtaacataaaaggaaaaataaataaatcacaagATCTTTGCAAGTGGTTACTTACTAGTATCCATCTCTAAGACCACCAAACTTCTCTTGTCCGGCAGTGTCCCAGCAATAGAATCGTATTTTTCCACAGTTGGTAAAGAAGTCCAATGGATGAACTTCCACACCAATGGTCGCTGAGTGTAATCAAAACAAagtgttaaaaagaaaacttcttttagtttaattttgcCGTTCagcgaaaataaaatagaagccAAAGAAAACTTACGTTCATATTTCTTCTCGAATTCACCAGTAAGATGCCTCTTCACAAAGGTAGTCTTCCCTGCAATGTACATCACCTCACAGTCAGCAACACATAACCAACTCAACAAAACCATAAAGCAAATACCAACCCACTTGAAACCAAAACCCAAATCCATAGTCAGACCGCAATAAATCACGAGtcttaaaataactaatactATTCAACCCcacccccccaccccccccaaaaaaaaccCTAGATTCCTTAAACAagtatccaaaaaaaaaaatcaaaagtgcACAAAAAAGGactttatttatgtattaattttatcgATCATTACCAGTGCCACCATCGCCGACAATTACAAGTTTGAAGCTTGGATAATCAACAGTTTGCTGATTCGGCAGAGCCTACaccacaaataaaatcaacacataaacacaaatcaaGATGCAGATCAAGTAAATCAAACagcaataaaaaaacaaaagataaaaaaaaatgcagagatTGAAAGAGAGACGAATCATCATACCATGAGTTGATTTGTTGcgtttggattttgaatttaaGCGAGAGAGCGCTCAGTGTCGGGGAATGTTGGAGTGTTTGGCAATCGCCTTTTCGTAAGGGGGTTTATATAAGAGGTTTTAGCTTTTAGGAGACCCTAATTGCGAGGTTTTAATCGTCTGTGTGCGGCTGAACCGAAAGGAAAGATCTGATTAGAGCTTGTGAGAGAAGTTTATATATGATTGGTGAATGTCATTGAAATGGGTGATGCGTGCTGTAGGAGATCTCTGCCCAACTAAATCTAACTTCTTAGTTAGCTTTAAGCTGACGCGATTCTCTCCACCGTCTGATTTTGGGACTCATCAGCGTGATTCTTACGTGTGGAATGATTTTGTGGACTGATCTGTCAGATTAATACTATTGCGTGTGGGCTTTGCTTCTATCTTGTTAGGCTTTTGGGTTGGGTTCTAGATTTCATATGGGCTCGACCTAATATCACATGAGCAAGAGTTGGACTATACGCCATCCTTTAaaactctttaaatttttaattctattttgtttaataCCAAAAACACCACCTtccttcctttcttttttaaatcaacACTCTCAAAATACCCCatttaaagtttattaaaaattataattttttattgaaagatTATTAAGAGGACTCTTAGgtcttggaaaaaaaaaacaaaagaagaagtcTTCTTATTTTCAGGGGTTTTAAAGatatggattaaaaatttagttttgatttaattactaTTCTCTTTGAGGTTAAAAAATgtagataaaaaaatgaaaggtttcataatatttttttaaggggcGTTTAAAAGATCCactcataataaaaaaaaaaaataaatagtacaTAAAATCTTTTTACATATGTCCTTAAatgtaattgtaataaaagtaggagttttttcaaattaatgaaagGGTGTTAATAGTCCAACTCTATAGGTAATGATGTTCTCTTTAAAAAGTTGTGCTATAGAGcccacaaaataaaattgagactTAAAAAAAGTGGAAGGGTGTATTTGCTTTTCAAATTGAAGAATAAGAATTTAGAATCGAAATTATTAATAGTGTTTATTTCCTAAATTGAGATCTACCTCAATTTAGGTTTTAGGAACGAGAGACTAATTTTTAAAGGGGTGGCAGAAATTAATGTCCTATTTCAGAATCAGAATTATTGAcgatgttttattttacaaattaggaatatgaattgaaataaaaaaggtaGACACACCTTAATTTGGGTTTCAGCAATGGGAAACCGATTCCTTCAAGGTGGTGGAAATCATTCTGCCATTCTCGAAAGCACCAATTCATTTAGGTTCctaattaaagtaaaagcaTCAATGATAATACAACTTATTCTCATTCTGATTATGATTactacaattaaaataaacaacttgTTCTGATTCTCATTCCATaccatttcaattctaattcaTTCTGATTACAATTCCCGATTAGTAAATGCAAAGTTAGTATCTCaccactatatatatatatatatttgtaggTTTTAGGGGTCtttcaaaagtcaaaacacCCAAAACCCATGTTATTGTTAAATTAGGgatttaataatcaaatttagCATTACtcattaacaattttattgttaaaaaataatggagcTTACTAGTTACCATAGCGTGCTAGTGAAGGGTAATAAATATTCAATCGATTCAAAATTGCCTTATATATTATCTCAAGTATCTATTATTAGTAGTTAGAATTATGTCATGAGCTGGtccaaaaatgattttacttccctaatttcttttaatgcaCACAACTCtcgaattcaaattttatccaaTATTTTCGCTTGACGTGGTCTATTAGTTCAGCGTGTGCAGCTAGAGTCTAGAGAGTAATTGCTTCAAACCATACACATGCACCACTTTTGTCCGCGTTCTCGAAGGCACCCCTCTCGTCAACTGCCTTATAACTTGTGCAACCGCCTACGATGAGGTGCAATGGATGCAACAGACATGCAGTGTGTCTTCAcaaccaaatatttttaacatttgcaGAGTCTTcactatttatatttgtttgtaGGTTTTATGGGTCTTTCAGCGGACTGTAGACACCTCTTAAAAATTCTTGGTGGAAATGTTAAAAATCCAATTTGAATTGAACTCTTTCTTgggaaatttacgaaaataaccataaatattttgttattttcacaattaatcctctcaacttttttctatcaacattagccaaacacgAGCTTTTCTCtctaaattacccttctttacagaccaaaagcaacattgtttcacccATATCGTCAAACCAAACGCAGCTTTCCACTCTTGAATCATCAGCCAACGGCGACGGCAAAAGACAACGGTAAAAGTAAAATCCCATCATAATCTATCCAGATCCAACACTAACATCACTTAGTGGTATGAGTTATTTTTTGAACTTGCTGAACTGAGTCGGGGGTGAATCTGGTGACAGGGTGGTTGTCGCACCAAGCTTCGGGCGACCGGCGCCCTGTCGCACCAACCCTTGTAGATTCATTAAAACTGTATTATTTTGATATGGCTcgaataattttcctttttttatataatttcaggcttaatggattcagttgTACTTGAATTGTGTTACGATGGTTGGTGGGAGACATTAGAAGATGGCCGTATGGAGTATGTGAATGGTAAAAATCGAGCTTTTTTGGTTAGGAAAAATTGTCTGTTTGATCAGTTATTGACAAGAGTATACGAGGTGTTACAAATAAACCTTAATGAATATAATATCacaatgaagacaactttgaggtctagtaacacattatatcgtatatgtgcactgcccatggatatatgtgatgatgaaatggtgaggGTTGTGTTGCATATGGCATCCGACGTAGGCAATTTTGAATGCATTCCTATATTCGTGACCACATCACCTCGAGTTTCGAGCGAAGGTATTGAGCCACATGTCAATATAGAAACTTGGTTTAGAGCAACTATGTTTGGCGCCAATAATAATGAAGAGGTGTTGCCAAGGACAATATCGCTGCAGCAATATTACTCTCCAATCCACGACAATTATGACAACATTGATGATAATGGCGTTACGTTAGAGGATGTTGGAGCAACGGTATTTTCAATAACGACGTCGTTGGAGCAACGGTATTCTCCATATCACAACAATAATTTTCGGGACAATAATGATTTTCATAATGAGATAGAGGGGGATAATGTTTGTGCAAAATCTTCTAATAATACGAGGGGGGGCACTCATTTCaataatgatggtgatgatggagGAGCCGGTCCTTCGAATGTTCTGTCGTTTCAGCATGAGGATGAGTGTGAAGACAATACTCCTGTGAATAACAGAGGCAATAGACCTATTCCTTCGATGGTTCGATCGAGAAGGAGCATTGACCCCCTTACAAGTCTTGCTCCAACTTTGCCTTCGAACATGGTTGCTCCAAGCTTTGTTAGCAGTTGTGACTCAGATGATATCAGTGTGGGTAAGCTATTTGCTGAGAAGAATGAGTTTATATTACAACTACGCAAGGTGGCCTTTAGagataagtttgatttcaagattgtACGATCTACTACGACATGTTTCGAGGCTCACTGTTGTTCAGAATCATGTAAATGACGTATTCGAGCAACTAGATGTTCGAATGAGCAAAATGTTCCTTGGGTGATGAAGAGAATTGATAATGTACACACTTGTCATAATGAGGTATTGGTTGATGGACGTCATCAAGTAAGGAGCCGGGTTGTCGGTTATATTATcgcagaaaaat encodes:
- the LOC102608440 gene encoding GTP-binding nuclear protein Ran-3 gives rise to the protein MALPNQQTVDYPSFKLVIVGDGGTGKTTFVKRHLTGEFEKKYEPTIGVEVHPLDFFTNCGKIRFYCWDTAGQEKFGGLRDGYYIHGQCAIIMFDVTARLTYKNVPTWHRDLCRVCENIPIVLCGNKVDVKNRQVKAKQVTFHRKKNLQYYEISAKSNYNFEKPFLYLARKLAGDPNLHFVESPALAPPEVQIDLAAQQQHEAELAAAASQPLPDEDDDAFE